The Macrobrachium rosenbergii isolate ZJJX-2024 chromosome 14, ASM4041242v1, whole genome shotgun sequence sequence ctcacgcCCCCTGGAAGAAAgtgaaggggcggaggggacaggcgaggaaggtcgggcgctcccactggcagaaccagcagaggcagtgggctgagagcggtcaccaacccgcagtGATGACGAGCccccgggtcgaggagactgcttCAGTCCAGGTGAAGCGATCTCCTGAGGAGAGTGGAGCGGCTCGCGAGAGCCGAGCCGTGCACTTGCCTCCCCAAGCCAGGCTGGCCGCATGGACGGGCGCGGGGATTGGGAGGAGTCGAACGCACGGCTGACTGGCGCGAGCTTGTGTGCTGTCCTCTGGcgcccagtcttcttcgaggcaggagcctctcgggaagactgagtaggggacttcttccctaccTCTCATGCGTTCGCCCCATGGGGCTGAAGCactatcccgggaacctgacttggcacctgaaggagtgccagcaggaagagacggagcacctgcatgcccggctcTTTTCTCGCCCACaccctggtctgtacggcgaagtttctcccgtatcagactggggtacccgggtctccttggggacccggtactgagcaactcgcgaacgagtgCCCAacgcggactcgctggccttagatgcaggaagtttcttaggcgcagcggggggagtgccgaccttggtctgcacgcccttggctcccagTACccggggcagcggttccctgatccgaggatcgggaagagccgacaagagatcccactgccttccctgtggaaggaggcagacccttagaagtctcggtGCGAGATTTCTTAGGGGtggggagaggcagacttcttcttcttcggctgcaacgcctcggaaggagaagcggaagaagcagtagacgaagacgaagatgatgacgaagatgaagatgaagatgaagacgacgacgacgacaccttcctagacctcttcttcttcttcttcaccatctgcttcaggaacgcTGTCAagtccccaagccaggaaagcAAGGCTgcagactcaggaacagcaggaggggctgcagcagaaggcacatcccgggcaGAGACCGCGGAGCTCgggccagcatttgcctgggtagAGAGAGCTGCGTgtcggccaggaacaaaagtgggcagggccgggaatgcaggcgccgcccctcccgcGTGGAGATTCAAGTCGGGCCGCACCAGGGTGGACGGGATGGGGACAGGAACAGACGAAGAGccgggctggaaagtcagacgagGAACAGCAGTCGTAGacaggccagggtcagcaacaggggcagcgacagtcacataagGGTATGATGACATCACCATGTAGGCGGGGCCAGCACGCGAGAAAGGAGCCAGGAAGCTGGGAGGCAGCGGAACAGCGTGTTGCACCGCAGGTGACGCCGACACTTGCGTGTCCAGATGCGATGCGACTGATACCGGCATCTGGGCAAACCTCGAAAAGGTGATGGATGTAGTAGTGACTCGTTGCCGAGTGTGTCGTGACTGGAGTGGGGGGCAggggagccaatccctccagtgacgagccaggtaggcccaggtgcagccaggATGAACTTGATATTGGTGTCTGGCTATCCAGTCCgggacctgaagcaaaagtcgggtcagTACACGAAGCCTCTTCTACTCGCTCCGGAGGGAAAACTCCCccgaacgggaagagacttcaaAGAGGATGTCGCGGTCAACTCTccccgcgcccttccacaaacgatgaaacgtaagaggaagggggggggagtcctcaccgagggagagggagcaagcagggatCGTGGCGTGAACACGCACatcccctgcaagatgtacagagggcgtgtgggtccacgtcaACTCGAGATCTAAAGGAATTGCATTTCTTACCCCCTaccccgggacacacacgctggggataggagggtttagatgATTTCTccattgttaatgaaaaaaaaaaaaaaagaaagaatttccaccaaaaagaagaagtatagctgtcaggcagagagcgacgaagaacaacgtccagaaagcaaattggaatgtttacatccccgacagtagttaactgcctaaccaccttttttcaagttcaacggccgtttccagcctacacctgaaagtaatccctaatgtacaggactgagggtttgtatattgtgtcagaacaaattaTAAATCATAAAGTTACAACATTTTGGAGCTGAAACAACAGTTGgtagataaacaaaaaattttttataactacAGTATTACCAGAGGTGCTGAAGGTCCCGGATGCATGATTCACCAGgtgatatttcttcttttgcGGAGTATGCCTAAGAACTGCTGACCATAGGGTAGGTAATTGTAAATTGTGAGGTTGTGTTAAAACAAACATGTACGATACCTAGATACTGTTACATTAGAACACAGGTTGTAAAACAAACTTAATGGCCAATTTTATTAGAAACTGAATGAAGCAGCTTGAAATTATCCTTTGAATGATGATTCAAtaatcaaaactttaaaaaaagaagtgtcaaccatatatttctataaagagcatgaaaatattgcttctttcaccttttttattttcaaattgtaaCATCAAGAAtcaacatttgaaaataaaatctcaacTGTTTATCATGCTCTGTACTTTACAAGTGTAAAGTAATATAACTGAGTAATTTATGAATGTCCTTTGCAAATAGAATTTTACTCTATCCTGCTCTGTACAATATCAGCATAACAATTTCAAAGGATACTGAAGTTTTCTACAGTTCAGATAAAATCAAATCTTGGTCCTCTAGGATTTCTTGGTTGTGGAGGCATGAACGGTGGATTGAAGGGTTCCTAGGACCAGGTCTCCTGGGGAGCATACCAAATGGATCAAAGGGGTCAGATAAATTTGGGAAAGGGTTGGGAGCAGGAGGAATTTCTCCGCCAAAGTAAGGACCATCTGGGTCATAAAAGGGATTTGGTGTAGGGTGAGGCTGGGGAGGATATGGAATAGGCCCTCTAGGTCGTGGAATTTCTGGGTAGTAAGGCACAGAAGGATAGGCAGGACCAAAAGGTGGTCGTGGTGGCATCATGCCAGGTATAACAAACTCGCAGCCTTCATCAGCCAACCGTTTCCATTCTTTACGACGCTCTATAGCCTCTTTATACTTGGCTTTCCAGTCAACAAGATGTAAATCTGTCAAAGAGTCATATAAATTCCTGAAATCTCTTTTGTAAAGCTTATGCCACAATTCATTGTCTTCCATTACTGACAGCAAACGTTTGCAAGTTTGTCCCAATTTGAGTACGCTACGAGGCCCTAAAAAAGATGCAACATTTAAGAGTAATTCATGAGGCATTCCAGCTAAATGCCAAGGTGCAGGTATCCCAAGGGTTTGATGTGCTGCAATCTGTAATGGATGGAGAATACAATCCCTAAGAGTGCGTGACAATTGTGCCACTTTAACAAGATCAGTTGCTGGTACCAcagtttttgatgaattttttacATAGTCACCAACTTTCAGCTGTGTCATGATTGCATTTTCTTGCTGAGGAAAGCTTGCTAATACCTGCTTCATCTCACCCATAGTTACAAGAGCCAAAGTACACTTAAACTCAGAAAAAGAATGATGACAATAATGGAATGTGGCAACCATTTCCTTCCATCCAGGTGGCACCTGGAAATTGTCCTCCAAACGAAAACCACATTCCAGCATAGTGAGATGGACTACAAGATTAACAACCTGACTACCTGAAGATGGGGTGCATTGAGTGAATAGCTTTTCAAGAGAAGGTGATGGAAAGCCATCCTTCACTTCCAAGAGAGTCTTTTCTGTTCTTGAAGTTTCTTCGGACATCTTTGCAGAAGAATTTCCTGTTACTGGTTTACTTTCATCTTTAATAtctcttgatgatgatgatgatgatgcagaaGTTCCAGGTGATGGCTCACAattctttttttgtgtatgtgttaatgTAGATGATGCTGTTGTCGCATCATTTTCCTGTTTTGCACATGGCTGTATGACCATCAACATATCCCCAGGAACAATACCAAGACTGGAAAGTAAGTCATCCTCACTGCCAAGAAGAGGGTCTGAACCATTTAAACTGAAGGTTAATGGTTCCCTGTAGAGAACAAAATGATAACTGtttagtctttcttttttatttcaaacaaattaTCTAAAAGTATCAAGATTAATATATGTTGACatctaaaactacaaaaatcctaaaaaaaaaaaaaaacacaatgatgTACAACAGATAAAATATATCCATACTGTCTTTGTGAATGAAATTTAGTGCCATGAAGCCATATTAAATAATGCCAAATTATCATCAGTATTTCAAAGCACtaagcaatttaaaaaaataaaatgcaagttTTTAATATTCACCAATGTTTTAAATAACtcaagtaataagaaaaatgaaggaattcaAAAGTGACAGCTCTTACCCACAAGTAAATTACTACTTtatatgaaaatgagatgtaCTGTATTTAGAAAAAGGGAATATGAAGAATTTCACCAACTTGatggaaaagtttaaaaagagACAACCATATTGAATTCTAAAGTTTTTATGAGGTGGCAGATTAGTGACTGTTAAAGCAGCTAGAAtaaagaaattttcataataaaatttattatttagacattactgttaaagatagcttatgtATCTCCACGCCGGTAGTCAAATCAGcattcaaaacaaaagaagatCAAATGGCTGACCTAGAATAACTGCCAAGTACACCTGTTCACCAGGTGTTTTGAAtgtttagctcttgtcagaattcttcttgaCATCCCAATAAGTAGTGGGGAAGTTGGGTAGGGCCCAATAAGTAGTGGGGAAGATGGGTAGGGTCCAATAAGTAGTGGGGACGttgggtggggtctactttatCAGTTGGTAGGTATCCaaatggtaaattttattatgaaaatttatattatttgggatgaatcttaccaaCTATTAGAAGATAGCTGATTTCCACACTCAGAAGAGGATGGGGGGTAGTGCAGCAAGACAAAATCCGCTTAGCCAGTTGAGCTAAAGGTTTATTActtgaaacccaaaacattcttacctgaccTGGAATCCTTTTTGGATCTTACTGCTGCCAAAGTTGGATTTGATTCAGGGACCAAGGGTCTCATATGTGTGCAGCAATAGGCAGCCTTGCAAAGAAAACCAACTTAGCCAGAATGAAACAAGTGGCATGAAGGCACCCCTGTACCTGGGTCCAAAAGCCCCAAAAACGACAGTTATCTAAAACTGAATACAGTACCTTTATGATATAATGGTACGTGCCAATACCTTTATGATATAATGGTAggcatgtatacaatatatgtaccttTGTACTCCCCAAAATATCACAACCCgagatttaaaacaaagagcctaaAAGACTGCTCTTTTTGGTTCAGAAAAAGAATTTACCTGGTACTACTAGTGGATTAAGGGCTTTACCATTTTTGGATGAGATTCTGCGTACTTAAGGTAGTGAGCAGCAAAAACTGAATTTCACTTCTTGCACTGCATTAATCACATCCTCAAGCAACAAATTTATCATAAAACTACATGAAGTTGCAACTGCTCTTACATTAttaatgtttaccttcaataaaagtaaaagatatgGAACAAGTTTCTCATGCACTAGCCTAATCAAATACAGTATGTCACTGAGAACATCATGTTCTTTGACATATCAATTATGTCACAGAGAACATTGTGTTCTTTGACATATCAAAAACGTCACATAGAACACcgtgttctttgacaaagatgttttctaaaaccataaaacaaaagattaacttgcctcttccaggcttgtCGTACCTAAATAAATTTTAACTGCCCTAACAGGAGAGAGCAGTGTTTCCTTGTCTTTTCCCAACCAAAGAGATTAAATTTGGAATTCTTAAAGGTCTCAGTAAAAActtaacatcattctcagctctaaggtagaaaagataaaataacattcCCTTTACAACATCCTGaaggagagtgcttgcaataGACATACTCTTCAACTGCTGATGGTGctgtaaaaaaaagtgtttcatagtaaatacttcaatggaactcattccagaGGTTCAAAAGAATCTGCAGATAAAGTTTTAGAACTTCATCTAAATTCCAGAGAGACTGATACCGAGTTCTGGGGCTTCAATCTCAACTGATCTCGACACCTTAAGGTGCTGATCATTAGTCAGATCCAACTGCACATGACACAATACCGAGGAAAGCTTGGAACTATAATCATTAAAGTAGAAAGCAAAAACTTTTACTATATCTAAGAAACTGGAGAAACTTTGATGTTTACAGGGGTGTGGATGCTTCAAGTTCCTCTAGAATGGCACTCTGAGCAATACATAAACTGCTGCTTCTGATATAAGGCAAGGTTGTTTCTCTACTTGATTAAGGATAGAGTTCAAGAAATCTTTGAAAACCCCCCTATTGGGAAGAGACAGTTGACTGAAGTGTGTGATGCGGAAGTTACAGGAACCACATAGAGTTTGGTAGTTCAAGTCGATCTTTCCAACAGAAGAATACGAGAGAGATCTACCGAGACAGCTATAAAGTCCGAAATAACTTCCTTTTGAGGCTACTGTGGCTCTATGGGAGTCATTGAACAATTCTTGCATTCACAATTTGTTCAATACTTCCTTAGATTAGATATGAAGAAACATATCCACTGCTCTAGTCTGAGGGCCCTGAAAGGAGTAGTAGGCTGCTTGTTCCTGTTCATCCATGTGCTAATAAGTCTACAATTGAACACTCCTTCAATTCCACAGCAAATGTCAGACTCGCAGATGTAATGACCACTTCTTAGGCAGAACTTGTCCTTCCTGAATCCTCAACTACCAAAAACATTGTCCTTCCACAGAATAAGCTAGAGAACCATTACTATGTTTATTTTTGCTCAAAGAACAGCTTTTTCATTAACACACACAGTTTCTGACAAGGTGTTTGCAATGTAGAACTCTTAGGGATAAACCTACCAGGAATCTTCGATGGTCTTTCCACCACCCTAACGTCTCTGTAAGGTTTACAGGGTGTAGTTTCAGAACCTGGTGACAATTATGGTTCTGGATTTACTTAAAAGCTTAATGGAAGTTTGCTGTAAGTTGCAATCTGCTGTGCCAAGACTGCTGAGTAACTGTGCTtgattattctgacaaattctcCAGTAAAGCCATGTTTCCAAACAAAGAAAGCCATTACTGTGTAGGAAGTTTCTCAAAGGGCTAAAAttctcaaagaataaaaaaattgcctACTTGTCTTCCAACAGAAAAGCCTGCAAATTGCCAGAGTCTATCCTCATCCTCAGACAAAGAATGGACTGAGATGGAGTTAGGGAAGTCTGCTGAAACTCACAATGCACAGAGACTGTGCCAGATaaagcaacagatccttggccttCGGAATACAGTTGACAGATTTGGCCAAACTGAACCAGTTGACTTAGTAGAAGAGAATTCTTGCCCCTAAAAGATAACACCCTCCTATGTGCAGCAAATTCTTTGTGAATATTTGAGGTACTGTACATGAGCCAAAACAAAGTGCCTTGAACAGGAATACCCTCCCTCCAAATACACATCAAAGGAACTTGTGCGACTGAGGATCTACTGGTATGAGGAAAATGTATCCTGCAtgtccaattattattattaaaaaaacagtttaacctgaccactgagctgattaacggctctcatagggctggcctgaaggattaaaatgaaatggtgtaccaggtctaggccattgGCCAATCACTGGGATTAAatgaataatgacaatgaaactttaaaaataaatatgtatgtccAATGAACCATCCAATAGTTCTTTTGGAAAAtcactaaaaccatgctggaaaaaaCCATGAGAATGGGGAAAGACACATAAAGTTGTTCAGTCTCTGGTTGCTTATGGCGCTACAAAAAGTTCTGAAGTAAAATCCTGGTGAATTACCAACACCTGCTCCATTGCATTCCTCTCTGCGCTagttcgctggtatagtggtcagtgtagtggcatgccactcagatgttgcaagttcacgtctcccccagggcgatgaaaaatcactggctctgtatcatgatcagttactgttgtagtgtggggtctgcagtgggaggttaaaaccaacatcctttggaagtttgaatttcaagtcaatggcccctgtgtgcttgtcccAAGTggacaggtttcatctactgaaataataataataattacaacctCCTACTAAACAATAAGATACTTCTGCTGGAGAAGATACAAAGGAACAGCTATAGGAGACAATGCCAGTACACGGGGGAACCTGGTAGGAATCATAACTCTCCTCAGTACCTCCACCACCCAAGGTTCTGCTCCTAATCTCTCCCAAACATGCCAAAAGACCTACAATTGAACTCCTACCTGAGGGCTGAACAGATCCCCAAAAAGTATAAAAGACCTGTGAGAAAGAGGTACAACTTTATACCAATATAGTCTCCCCTACTACCTTAAAATCAgtcagatcttacctacctaacctaacttagggtgacatgccctgacctggcaaGGGGTTTTGCCCTCCTGGACCCCCCAAAAAAGGCGGTAACCTGTCTAAGTcagcgactggcgggaatcaggctgcgcaactaaagtaaagttttaccctaTAAGATTCTTTCTTGCTGAAATCCTGCTGTCACTGCAAACTCTCTAAGCTAGTGCCACAAATATTCTAAACTGGCGCCACTAATGCACTAAGCTGGTGACACAACCTCTCTAAGCTGGCGCAGAGAAGAGGTGATCATACTGAGACAgttctgtaaaagataaaacttcCGCAATGTAAACAGATCTGGGCAACAAACTCCATCTCAGCATGTTCAAAGCACTCTGTCAGTATCATGAGTACATCTCTTCAAAGGAACAAGATAAGCAGGTAGCTCTCttcgactcaaaaaaaaaaaaaaaaaaaaaaaaaaaaaaagctcttgactaaaaaaaaaaaaaaaaaaacaggaagacaAAAGCTGGCAGACTTAAAAGACTTATGAAAGGCACTCTAATTAAAGGAAAAAGCTTGGGTTTCTTAAATACTTAATGGGTGCTGAAATACCCACAGATTATAGAGACCTATTCTCTACATGGCCTCTTTCCTCTACTAAATGAGGATAAAGCAAAGCACAATGCTCCAGCAAACAGCAAGAAACCAAAGTTGATTCCTCCAATTCAAACTCTTCTTCTCCCAGAGGAGGAGTTGAGGTAACAGCAGCCAACTACCCGCAACGAATGTGACTCCACGAAAGGGGAGACTGAGGGAAATGCAGTGTCTCACCTGAGCTGACGCAAGTTGGCTGAGCAAAAGATGAAGTGCCACCAGGTgccaaagaaaacaggaaatgttGGGAGGAGCAACAGTGACAAACGACACTCCAGCCTCGGCCGAAAGTGACACAACAGACTCGAGCATTCTCATACAAAACATCCTTAGAATGAAAAGCAGCTAAAATAACATTTAGCCtggaaacaacagaaaatacTGTAACCGTGGTAGGACTGGGCAAAGAAACATTACTAGaggcagaaagaagaaactcacAAAAGCCAAAGATAcattttgaggagagagaggaatagcagacaaggatttagaCTGAGAAATAAATTTGGAAGAGATTGGTTCAACAATCGATTAAGTCAACGTAACATCAGAATAAGTACAACTCACtacagaaacattattattattaaaaccaaaacCACTGTCTATACCTATATTAGTCCTATAGgtgttgtagatgacataatgcaaaaacagaaaacaagcacaacaccgtacaggagaaaatcagccagaaatcatcaaaattattactattgCCAATTCATGAAGTCTGCATAAGGAcacagcatgaagaattctgacaagaatgtaaacattccagcaccaccACGTAGGACACAGGTGACTACAGAGACAGTCTTAGTGGGttagccaagttttttttttttttaaagccaatgCACCTAATGAcgcaaagatataagctaactttaacagtgtaagattcattccaaacaACTAGTACTATAGGTGCTAACATCACTACTCACGAATGATGATAGAAGTTGAATATGGTGTAAAGAATTACGTTTaccaaaatcacaatttttgaaagtaaattgtatttttcctaactatacaaacctgaggtcctttacaataaGAATTGctttcagtgtaggctggaaacggccgttaaactcttgagcaaggtggttaggcagtaactaccgccaggtaggcaggaatacctgcctgcccggatgtaaacattccagtttgcctttcagtccaggtttagactgaggggtggcatgagatggacaaaatatgtaatgtaaaggacctcaggtttgtacagttaggtaaaatatgacatttttattctaaaataatgtttaacacatacttacctgttagttacatatagctttagtcttgacgtcacggcaaaatttcaaaacgcagcggcagcgccagtccgaatatcgggtgatcgcccttacctgccctctgtcggggtactagaactattccaacatgcttcagaataatttgcctacctgtccccgtggggaggagggtgggcttttgTATATGTAACTAataggtaagtatgtgttaaacattattttagaataaaaatgtcattttaacacatacaacttacctgttagttacatatagctgattgacacctttaggaggtggggcaatgacagctaaaaagagttgttggaaacattaaggttattaatgtagaaaatttcttagttcctcacctgctaaggtagctgattccacagttactgcctcagtaacatgctatccttagagcaaccgcggggtataatgacctggtcgcagattgcttgctgggtatcagtcacctagacatggccgtgacaataccacaagtatgccctgctcaggcgcagcacaaacatcatgaattacaaaaggggtcacccaacaccaaagaaaaagcataaccataaaaaccaaaaccaactgtggggtaaaactatccaacacttaccctcacagacaaccgtaaaaaccttcacactccaaaaacaagtaagtaaaggtaggttaatcctcctttacccctttacccattaccgtgccagatacaacaaagggccctaacgtgctgcactcatcaaacactgtctgcactttacagagagataatgcaaagcaaatacagacttacatctccagtaggttgcttgcacaatatcttgaagggagaggttccttttataagcgagagaagtagagatagccctcacttcgtgagccttcactttacacattttcaaatcattctctgaaatattggagtgagcttcagaaatcagatctctaataaaaaggacatggcattcttggacatcggtctaagagggttcctgaccgaacaccataaggaatctgaaggacccctaatatctttagtccttcgaaataatatttcaaggctctgactgggcagaggaacctctcctgctccttacctaccaattccgacagactcggaatctcaaaagagcgaggccacgggtgcgaaggggtctcgttcttggccataaaaacagtttgaaagaacaaattgctttttgaagcagagaatcctactctcttatccaaggcgtggatctcactgattctcttagctgtagctaacaaaactaaaaagagggttttcctcgtaagatctcttaaagaagaagaatccataggttcaaatttctcagacataagccacttcaggactacatcaagattccacgaaacaactttagcatctgacctcttagaggtaccgaaggatttaataaggtccgttatatcttggttattagagatatccaaacctctgtgacgaaaaacagtagccagcatgctacgataacctttaattgtggatacagaaaggttcttattcctgaggaacaaaagaaaatccgcaatctgcgtcaccgaggttctggaagaggaaatgtcatgatctttgcaccatgaacgaaacatattccacttggactcatagaccttgatcaagatggtcttctggctctagcgatggattgagccgctttcttgaaaaaatcctttgcttctgagtagacattcgatagtctgaacgcagttagccgcagacttgacaggttttcgtgaaatctcctgaagtggggctgtctgagtaaatctactctgtttggaaggctcctcgggaagtcgatcaagagatccatgagaactgggaaccaatccctggaaggccagaagggggctatcaaagtcatcctggtgttggagtggtgctgaaatttcctcaacaccgcacctaacatcttgaacggcggaaggcgtaaaggtccagacccgacca is a genomic window containing:
- the LOC136845743 gene encoding LOW QUALITY PROTEIN: F-box only protein 7-like (The sequence of the model RefSeq protein was modified relative to this genomic sequence to represent the inferred CDS: inserted 1 base in 1 codon); this encodes MRLKIKYTNTQKFVINVEPCTLGNLKSKVREFISSSYGQTVREPLTFSLNGSDPLLGSEDDLLSSLGIVPGDMLMVIQPCAKQENDATTASSTLTHTQKKNCEPSPGTSASSSSSSRDIKDESKPVTGNSSAKMSEETSRTEKTLLEVKDGFPSPSLEKLFTQCTPSSGSQVVNLVVHLTMLECGFRLEDNFQVPPGWKEMVATFHYCHHSFSEFKCTLALVTMGEMKQVLASFPQQENAIMTQLKVGDYVKNSSKTVVPATDLVKVAQLSRTLRDCILHPLQIAAHQTLGIPAPWHLAGMPHELLLNVASFLGPRSVLKLGQTCKRLLSVMEDNELWHKLYKRDFRNLYDSLTDLHLVDWKAKYKEAIERRKEWKRLADEGCEFVIPGMMPPRPPFGPAYPSVPYYPEIPRPRGPIPYPPQPHPTPNPFYDPDGPYFGGEIPPAPNPFPNLSDPFDPFGMLPRRPGPRNPSXPPFMPPQPRNPRGPRFDFI